A window of Ficedula albicollis isolate OC2 chromosome 15, FicAlb1.5, whole genome shotgun sequence genomic DNA:
CCTGTGCTATGAATATGCATTTCTTGACTGACTTTGCTACTTCTCTTATTTTGGTATCTTTTGCACAGACATTAATAATTTCTTGGCTCTATCTTGGGGAGTTGGTATAGAGGTTATGCCCTATTTCTCAAATAGAGATCAAGATGGATCAAgtaaaaaagattatttattcaatatttgcatatttacaGCACAGGTATCACTGAGGCTGATTATGCTTGAAAACTCAGCACATTTCTTTGTCACAAACAGTATCTCAAATTGGGcatctaagaaaaaaacaagcagaaatcaTCTTTGAAAAGATGTGCTTTGACATCACAAAGGACCTCCATGACAAAAAGGGACAGAATTTGGTAGTGTCCAGTCAAACACTCAGCTAATTAAATAATGATACTTCTTTCTTCACTCATCTGATTAACAGAATACATGTTTTAACTGTTGCAATAAATAAACCTCAAATACAacagcttctctgctgttttcttgttGAACAACTACATCTGGCCCAACCTTCATTTTGGGTGGGATTATAGTGCCTTAATGTGTAACTAAAAGTTTTGTCATAACTTGAACATACTTCCTTGTCTTTCACATTTCAATGATTGCATAAAGAGAATGTCAGTAATATCCACAGCGgccacagttttaaaataactttcttctgcaataaataGACTTCAATCACCATACattaagcagaaaattaatttctgtgaagTTATTTCAGCCTTGTATTTCTACAGCATACATTTCTGGGACTCTTCTGGATGCTTCCCAGATTCACAAATCTGGACCAATTTTCCCATTCCTTGCGAGcctcagtttctttttctctctctccctcaaAAAAAGCCTGCTTAGTAGAACACTTGATTTCTTCCTCAGTAAATGCCTTGGGTATGTCCTGATATATCACACTCCCTTGTGTCCTCTTCTCTTTCATTAATAGTATAAGAAATGATTGAAAGTTAAAATGTGCAGAAATAAGGTTTTGTTAAAGTACAGGAATTCTCAGTGGATGTGTATAATCATTAGAAACTGATTACAGTAGCTTGGCTTACATTTGTAAGTCTTATATGAGTTCTGTGCCACTTCTTGGTATATTCGCTTGAGTTTGCCTTTACCTTGGTGTAAAAGCTTTTTACTGTGTGTGAGTGAGCTGGTGGTCATGAAGCTAAATTATCAGACCACTTGCATTTGAGGGATAATACAGCTTTGTGCCTACAACTCcagctgaaattcctgctgccagcagcatgcTGCATGCACAGCCTCTGTGCTGCGACAGTCACAGCCGCTGGTTTTGTTCTCAGCTTAGGAGTCACTGCCTTTTTACAAGATCACAGGGGAAACATCTTTCAGGCAGGTTCTGTACCTCTGCATTCCATGATGATGTGTCAGTAGCTAATGAATCCAGAGACAATACTTGGATCTCTCATTATGGAAGTGTTTACAATTGAACTGTGGTGGTGTGTCATTCTCCTTCCCTATGCCTCTCCTCCATCTGCTGCCATAACTTGGGAACATGCTGGGAAAAGGGGTGTTTATATGACACATACAGAGATCAGTTTGCACAAGTCAGGAGTGATGGAGAGGGGCAAAGAGCAAGCTTAGATATGAAACCAACAATAATGACTGGTTTTATTGGCTACAAATGGGTGGTCAGAACAAGGTAGCACTAAACAGCTGCTCAGCTTAAAGGCCTTCAACACTTTAACATAGGAACCAGTGCAGAATTTTCTTCAGGTGTCCTTCCCACTCCAGAAATTGGTAGCATTCCTCTTTTGATGATGGAAATATATCACCATTAggtcaggatttggggtgtgtTAATCTTATCTTGTGGGAAAAGCTACCCATCCTAGTCACCACAAAATAGCCCACCCATATTGTCAGACTTAAAAACCCCCATGTTTTCTTAACATTTTGAGCCTACAGTTGTTAGAAGGCAAATATGCTTGTTTAGACACACAGATACTGTATCATCTGGTCATTGGAataataagattttttaaaacaaactttagACAAGTGTGCAAGTGAAAGGAAGCAATAGGGCTTTCCAGTAGAGTAACTGAAAATACACTCGTCTAATTAGAAACTTACAGCCACAAAACACTTACATGTTTAAtatgaaatctgattttaaaaacccaacaaattcTAGACTGCCTTATTTTCTGAGTGTGttccaagaaaaaataaacctggTAAGTGGAATTTCATCTGTATGTAGCCAGGGCATTAAACTGTAGTATGTAATAGTTTGTGAagtttcctgatttttaaaaagtattgaTTGTGAAcatgagagatttttttcactgtatatGGGAAAACTTACtcaaataaaccaaattttcttACTGTAGTGCCTATTTGAAAATAGTATTTACTACTCTGCTTTACAAAGGAATAATATAATTACCTCATTGTGTTATTACTTGAAATAGTGATATCCAAATATCATTGCAATGTATGCAATAGAAATGactagaagtaaaaaaaataattaaaaaaaatcaagagtgTAAAACTGATTTACCCTCTAATATGTGAGTGTAGCTTACTAATATGTGTATTTACACACTCCTGCTCTTTCCTGCCATAAGTCCTACTTTACCTTTTCTTGGTGTTAAACATATTAATGAATGGCAAACAGAATAGTTGATGTGTAAAACACTGTGGGGGAATGCAAATGGTGCATCTGAATGTGCTGTGGAAATATCCAATAGGAAATACTCTACAGAATGCATGagctgaatgaaaacaaaaaactattTCTGAGAGAGTCTTTCTACCCAACTATTTGTCATAAGTGTTTGAAGCAAATAACACAAAGCTTAAAAAAGACCTGCTTGTCTTCTATAGTCATAAAATCTCCAGACTGATCCTGagcactgctgccttttggCAGGAATATGTGTCCTCTTGCTGCTTGCTGCTAGCATGCCTCTTTTGTTCAGGATGGAGCTACAATGAAAAGAGGGAGTCTCATGTATGTTTCTTGCAAAATTTTTCATCTATAATCGCCAGGATACATAGAAAATGTCATTAAGAATACAGCAAGTGGTTTTATCAATGACATGAAAATGAGGCTGGGATGATGAGGATTTTAAGGAGAACCAGTTTGAAATGTCCTGAACGTGTTAGAATAAGTGTGATTAGTGGAAGCAACTCTGATTTTTATATAAGTAAAATCAGAATCCAGCCTGATATCTAATACAGAAAATTCATTCTTTCTGCATGGCTAGAAAGTTATTCATTAAGAAAGAGCTTCCTCAActctaatttttcattttctgtgatgAAAGTGAATTATTTGAAGAAAGTGTAACTCCTCACTTGGGAGGGTTTTCCTTTCCACATCTTCAGAGTAAGTAAAGTTGTGCTAATTACCATTCTATGAATGTGTACAtgattcttttaatttttcactggTATCGGTTCTTCAGATGCAAATGTCCTGTCATACAAAGAGAAGTAAGATAAATATAGCTGATATTAAGACTCTCTTGTAGAATTTCAGACCAGGTAAGAGCAATACATGGTGCATTTGGGGCAAAGGATTTGGGTGTCTTTACATTTAAGATACCAAAAATGCTTAAATTGCCAGCCTGTTCAAGCACTGTGGTCCCTACAGGCAAAGACAACAGACAAGCACTTCAAACTGCTATGGAGAGGTGACTCTGTACTGACTGGATAGTTTAGAACAGCTCAGAGTAAGATTAGTTTAGAATATAACTCTAACCATATTATATAACCATAATCTAATAACCACTATAATATGGTTAGTTAGAAAGTTAAGTAGATGAAGTTGAAAGTAGTTGTAGTTGTACTTCTTTTCTCACAAAAGCTCGAGGCTCAACATCTGGCTTGGAACATTCTATATCTCTTCTGGTAGTGTGGAATCATTCTctttaatatgtattttaatttattgtcaCATCTACATTTAAATATTGGTAAATTCAAACAGGAGAACTTCTAAAGGCTTGCAGGGCAACTTTAAAAATGGTGTTGGGAGGCTTAGTTTTATTGAAATGTAGCAGAAAGTTTTCTTTACTAGACTCTGCAAGTTTCTGTAAGGATTTCAGTGCTGTGTACTTTGGTTTGCAAATACACTCACTGAGGAGCCTGTAGGCACAAGTaaccaggcagcaggagaggtgccagggtgtgctggggcagcactcGGGGAGGAAGCCTTGACATCTGTGATTCCGCTGCCCACTGTGCTCAGAGCTTAGTGGGAGCAGCAAGCCCTTCCTAGAAGAGAGGCAAATGATCACCAATCAGCTGTCAGTAATGTGTTTTCCCCCTGCGAGGGTAactgcttcctgctgctgccttctgcagagTTCCAACTAGTAGGCTTAAACTCTAATCTGGGAAAGAATAATTGCTCTAACAGTCACTGAAAAGCTCTCTGCCCTCGCTTGGGATGGTGTTTCCTGTGCTTCTTGTATGAAAAATTCACCTGGTAGTCACTGTTCCCTTTTACTGCAGCTCAGATTTTCCTGTATTGAAATGGAAAGAGAGGAGGCTCAATAACACTTAGCTTGGCTATGGAAAGAAGCTTACAAAGTTTGCATCTCTTTATTAAGTAAGCAAGATGCAGGTACTGTGTTTAACAATAGTGTTCTCCAagggtaaaaaagaaaagagctgttACAAAGCTCAGTAACTCTTCCTTTCTCAAATTCATGAAGCAAAGTTAATCAGCgtcttttgtttcttaatttagTTATTTACATGTTCAGTGGAGATAGATAAGATGAAAAAACTCAGGAGGACATCTGTCTGAACACAATGTATTGATATAAATAGAGAGGCTGGGAAAAGTAGTAGtgagttttcattttctacttCAGACAAACAAGTTGGAACAGAACTGTGCAGGAAAAGCACTGCCATAAGCTCTTGCTGAGGGAGAAATtggggcacagctcagcactgtttgttttcatgtaGGTTTAGATAATAAAACACAGAAGGCTGAAAGGGAGATTTGATTTACTATTGTtcagaaagcacattttcttAGACTGCGAGCTTCAGCTGTCCCTATGCTTTTGCTAAAATTTtagatatttccttttctttacatatttttccatctgtattTTACATTTGGCATAACAAAAAGTTTAGATGTctagaagaggaggaaaaagtgaGTGGCTTGGTGCAAGCAAGCAGAGTCTctcattcatttctttttccattgtttGGCAGGTGGAAAGCACAGATTTACAGAGCTGAACTGGATCAGCTGAAGAAGTGggggaagagaaacaaaacaagtaGAGTACCAGTGAAAAGAGATTCAGCTTTATCTTGCAGCATCACCACAGCAACCAGAGAACACGATCAGAAGAAAAGGCTAGAGCAGAGAAGGTGAAAGAAGGCGAAAGTGCTGCTTCTTACCTTTGGACAGAAGTCAGCAAAATAATTatgcagaacagaaatgggTATTTGGGGGTCGTAGACAAACTGTGGCAAAGGGAAGTGTCCCGTCATTAACAGGAATGTGCCACAGTTTATGCACTGGAAAGGGGAGTGCCATGAGATCTACTCAAGAGACTATTTCTGTGGCTGCATACCTCCATGTGTTTGCACCCCTGCTGGGACTCAATTAGGTGGCTGTAGCATCGAGGATCATCAGGTATCGGAGAGTGACCTTTTTTCCATTTGGGGTGTACCTGAGTGTACGAGAACTGACAGGCACCGCAGATCTTTTTGAGAGGCCAACAGAGTGAGCCAGTCTGCACCCCTTCCCTTCTGTACCTGCCTGCTGTACCATGGGATGTCGGCAAAGCTCTGAGGAGAAAGAGGCAGCGCGGCGGTCCCGTAGGATTGACCGCCACCTGCGCTCTGAAAGCCAGCGACAACGAAGGGAGATAAAACTCCTCCTCCTGGGCACCAGCAATTCTGGGAAGAGCACTATCGTAAAGCAGATGAAAATCATTCATAGCGGTGGCTTTAACTTGGAGGCCTGTAAGGAATACAAACCTCTGATTATCTATAATGCAATTGACTCTCTCACACGTATCATTCGGGCTCTGGCCACCCTTAAGATAGAATTCCACAATCCTGACAGAGCATACGATGCAGTGCAGCTTTTTGCCCTGACAGGCCCAGCTGAGAGCAAAGGTGAGATCACCCCGGAGCTGCTGGGGGTGATGAAGAGGCTGTGGGCAGACCCTGGCGTGCAGGAGTGTTTTTGCCGCTCCAACGAGTACCACCTGGAGGATAACGCTGCGTACTACCTGAACGACCTGGAGCGCATCGCGGCTCTGGACTACATCCCCACGGTGGAAGATATTCTGCGGTCTCGGGACATGACCACAGGGATTGTAGAAAATAAGTTCACCTTCAAAGAGCTGACTTTCAAAATGGTGGATGTGGGTGGACAGAGATCTGAACGCAAAAAGTGGATCCACTGTTTCGAGGGGGTTACAgcaataattttctgtgtggaGCTGAGTGGGTATGACTTGAAGCTGTACGAAGATAACCAAACAGTAAGTGCACCTTCTGCTCCTtgttccctttccttctttgcctttctctttcaCTAGTATTTGGTCTTTTAtctccccctccttccttccctcccaagGCAGTAATCCCCAATCATTATGAACACCCAGAAGCTATGGTTCCTTTATTTGGATAGTTTTCCCCACTGGACAGAGTTAGTTATTTAATGTTACTTTTGGGAAATTGAGGTGCTCTTCACATCACagccaatttatttttttctggtgcctAATTGTTTACATGGTTAACTGTTACTTCAAAAACCACTTAAAAAGGTAGGCAGTAGTGACATCCTGGTGTATAGGGATGGTTCATTTGGACACCATGAAGGTCCTGGGAAATGctgaaggtaaaaaaataagtaacagtttcctcccccttttcttcctcaggATTTTCAAtaggaatttgggatgaaataaatttttaaaagaaattaaacatatttttttaattggtatgatatttctatatttaaaattttctttgactGTTTTTGGTTAAATGGCTGATTTGCCTTGTCCAAAGAACAGCCATTCCCATTTAATAGTCTTTAATGTTGTTAGCGTCTGGTTTTCACAGCACGCAAATACAGTAGCTATGGGAAGTCTATGGATGCTTACAGATATGCAAATATGTATTTGCTGTAACTTTCAAATTGCCTGAATTGAGCTTCACAGGGGTTttgcttgaaattattttttgacaGCTTTGTAAAACCTGCTGTTTAAGGGAAGGGAGTTTGTGGGTAGGAACACGTGATGGCCCCTTTTTTGTTGGTATAGCTTAACACATATGTAATATTTCCCAACTCTTCTGTAGTGATTTTGCTGTTTATAAAcagcatttctattttcttctctgtactATTCTGATGAGCCATTCCACTGTTCTGTACATGGACTTATCCTTCATTATCTGGAAATTCTTGTCTTTGCATTAGTGTCTTCCTATTGTAACAGATTTCTGTATCTGCTTTTTGTTTAGTAATCTCCTCTTGACATGAGAGAAACATTGCCACTAATTCTTTATCTTCATTTTCAGACATAttggaaaaagtattttacatCTAGATCCTGACTAGGACTTTCTTACAATTCTTTTGACTTTTCTTGCCTTACTGTTCagatataaaaatcaaaaataagtaccttaaagggaaaaaatcaatataattctgaaaaatccTTATGACCATTGGCCCATACAGGACCAACAATAGTACCTAGATTGGTACATTACTAGAAATGCAACACTGAGATTGCCACTCATGGGAAAAGCCCTACAAATTACAGAGCTGAAGAGTGTAAAATGCTTCCTAGTGTAGTATCTGTGGTGAAGAGAGCTGCTAAATAAAACTAGTCTACTGCCAAACATAACTTACTGCTTGAGAGAGCATGTAAGAATCTGGCTGATTTATAAACTGTGAAAGTTGAGCAAATGATCTGTATGAATATGAAAACTTCTGTGATCCTGTTGACAGAAGTGGAGAAATGCTATGCATGAACTCTGTCTTTATTGAAGATGCGTTGAAGTAATGATTGACACATATGGtaaaaaatgaggggaaaaccAGTTCTGCACACTGTGGGCTCTGATTATAGCTGAGTCGTGAAGTCTGCTGAGGGTGAGATTGTTGTAGTGACACCAGCGAGCAGAAGGGAGAACAAAAATAATGCCCAAACTATCGGCTGCCTGGACaacttttcctttgtgtgtAATTTTAAGTAACTAAGTTAAATTTATCCTGCCTGAAAACAAATAACAGAAGGGGAAGGCTGACTTTTCATGGccttttgtctttctcttgCTGTGATTTGTGCTGGGTAACATCACTCCTAGGAGCAAAATCACCTGAGTTGACAGTTTGTAGACCTGgacaaacaaacatttttgcttGTCTGTTTAACAAATGTGATATTTAGCTGTTTACTAAAAGAAAGCTACACGAAGAATTATGGTTCACTTTTTTCCTCCGCCTTGTGTGCTCCATCACTCTGTAacaatatttttcctgcttatCTAGGGTTATCTGGAAATGTGATctgtgtctggttttgtttctacAATGTCTTGGGAAGTTCTTCCCCTACCTAATGTAATAAATATAGCTTTATCATTCCATGCCCCATAGCTAGTTAGAATCAACCACGTAATAGCTGTCTTTTCTTTTGACACAGTTGCAAAATTGTAAAATACCTTTGGATTGCTATTGATTTATTGCATGATTATGATTCCTGACCAGCACTCTGAGAAGGTTGCCTTAAATTTTCATATCCCATGctgatttcttttctattaTGTCAAATAAATTACTTGTCTTGTTTTTCATGGTCCTTAGCAGCTGATTGACCCATTCCATCTTTTACTACATGTTAAGATGACAGCTCTGGCCTTTGATAACGTTACATTATCaagcaataatttttttgccttcttaCATGTTGCATCCTGCACTTCGAAGGCACTACCCATTAATATCAAAGTGTCTCatctttatttcaatttctctttaaatgaaTGTGTGCCAGAGAATGTTAAATAATCTGTACTCTCAgagtcagtgctgctgcctgtccccatgACAAGGACTCTTGCAGTTTCTTTGTGTGTCCCCATCTGTCCAGCTATACATTCTCACAGATGGTTTTCttccacagcctgcagctgcaaCAGGGTTTGAGAGTATGAGAAGCACTTTAAAGATGCAATAGTAAAGTACATAATGAACTGAGTTAAACATGAGTGTGCGCCTGAGAATTCTTGAGGTCAGTAGTCACAAGAGATTCACATGGTGCAGGAGATACCAAGTAAAGGTTTTGCAGGTCTAAAAATGACACTGGTTCGCTAACTTTATAAATATGAATGTTAGAGGAAAACTGCATGCAGGTaacaagtaatttatttcttacAGCCACTGCAAAtgaacataaaaaattaaattttaggctttttgagactttttttttagtatcttgTTAAAAGGGAGATACAGATGAAAAAGCCAAAGTGCTGCAGCAAACAATTCAGGCTGGAGTAGGCCTCATGCAACACTAACTGCTGGGGTCATAATGGAATCTCTCAATTATCTAATAATAACTGGGAAGTCTTCTGTCATATGTTAATTGTATGAATTTTGAGCAGAAATCCTGTTTCTGCCAGGATATTTTTATCAAGTAAACAATATtggtaacatttttttcttccttttttttttccctgaggcCAAATACTTAAGGGGCTTATTTGCCTTTCCTGATAGTTCAGCTTTTTGAGTAATTCAGGgtattaaaaattctttctggCATGCAGCTTTATTCCTGCAATGCTAATACAAACAGTCAGGACAGAGGGGAAATTGTGATCTGTGTACCCATAGCCCTTCTAGCACCTGTTATCAGTGGTAAAACATCATGTCAGGAAACTTTACTCTGACAAACTAAGTCACTTGGGAATCCTAGAAAAAGATTGACCTAAActgttccatttttttcatgaagtttTTCATTTCAAGACTTTTCACAGTGAAGTTTGTGTGGGAGCAAAGCCTAGATGACTTCAGCACTCATGTGTGTAATCTTTCAGCACTGCAAATGAAATTCTAGCCTTTTTGCACTTAACAAAGTAATATATATAGTCCCTTACCAAAGTTTAACTTTATATAATAATGCATCACAATTCCAGCCTCAAGACTTGTATTCAAACAGGTACCTTCTAAAATATGTAAACAGCATTAAATAATGAATATACATAACAGGAAATGATTGATCAACTGCCAATTTGCAGGCTTTTCACTAGATATTCTTTCAAgtctgaaaatttatttttgtttacattGTTCATTACAATTGTATGCTTCTTATGTGAATATTCTCACATAGAACACATGGCACAgcaatttttcatattttggaTTTGTTGCCACACCCTGAACTTTACATTCTATGTAGGTTCAGATACTAACAGTAACTTTATAGGCAAATCATTCTGTCCATATGTTCACTAAATTACTTCTtctaattggaaaaaaaagtaataaatatgATAATGTATTCCActatggaataaaaaaaatagactcATTCTAATGCCATTGTATGACTGCAAGAACATGCCAGTATCAGATTGTAAAAGCCTGTGAAGCTTTGCTGTGAGGCTTATCTATTTCATGTCAATAGACTAATCCCTAAATCAAACCCATATTGAAACCTACAGataaataagtatttttgtCACTGTAGAGCAGAAGGCTTAATTAGAAGAAattcacaggggaaaaaaccaaaaagactTTTACCTGCTTTGGAAAACCATGGCACAGAAGTAATGGACCTACTGGGCAGCACTTGTCAGCTTTGGTATCCAGGGCTGGCTGTCAGAATCACATCTGAATTAGATGACTGAATTTCCTGACGTATTTAGGTAACAGCAGGCAATGGCTCAAATTCCCCATGACAAATGCCTGAGAAATGATGTAACTCTCTAGTTTTGGTCTCTGTGACCGGCTGCATTCAAGACTCCTAGACTAGGCAAGgtgttttgctgtgatttttaattGAATTCCAAGCATTACAGCACTAAGGTAAATAAAACAGTGAGGCATCAGGAATGGCAGAATGCTTCTAAATATCCTATGAACTTCAAGCTCAGAATAGATCTGAGGTGGAAAGACATGGGTACTGACAATGAATAAACAGAACTTAAGTTAAAATCTCAGTGATCCAGTAACACTGCTGCTCTTTAAACTAactaaaagaaggaaaaaaccccaagcaaaacCCAGCTGAATTCCAGGAATGCCTATCATGGAGGCAGCAAAGCTTGATATGTAACTGCAGGGTTAAAGCAGCACCAGCATAATACACATGGACACAAGGAACTTGTCAAGCACTGGGAGAATTGTAAGGAGTCAGAAAGCCACTGCCACATTATCATATACACTGGATAATATCAATTGGATAAAGAATCAGTTTCTGAAGGAAAGGAGCTGAATATCTCTGCCTCTCAATGGGGTTGGAAAGCCACGAACATGTTCCCAAGTATATTGTCACAGGAAAGATCCAAGTGAAATTGGAGAACTGGTTATAGCAAGCAGGGAGTTAGGAGAGGAATACACCAGAGCAACCCAAGGTTCTTTGGCAGCATATTGTCATCTTTATGTGCAACTCTCTAGGTGACTCTATTGCAAATCATTTACTTAAAAGCAAGTTGTAAATTTGTCCTTGAAGAATCCCTTGAAAAATAAGGAATGCCACATAATTTTAGGGCTGTGAGGAACATGCGACAAACCTGGCCTAGCCTTATGGAAAATATGCTTCTTGGACATAGAGAGGTTTAATTAGTTAATTAGATTCTCTGAAACTTAATGCATATGAAGTAGAGTGGCATAGTTC
This region includes:
- the GNAZ gene encoding guanine nucleotide-binding protein G(z) subunit alpha; this encodes MGCRQSSEEKEAARRSRRIDRHLRSESQRQRREIKLLLLGTSNSGKSTIVKQMKIIHSGGFNLEACKEYKPLIIYNAIDSLTRIIRALATLKIEFHNPDRAYDAVQLFALTGPAESKGEITPELLGVMKRLWADPGVQECFCRSNEYHLEDNAAYYLNDLERIAALDYIPTVEDILRSRDMTTGIVENKFTFKELTFKMVDVGGQRSERKKWIHCFEGVTAIIFCVELSGYDLKLYEDNQTSRMAESLRLFDSICNNNWFINTSLILFLNKKDLLAEKIRRIPLTVCFPEYKGQNTYEEAAVYIQRQFEDLNRNKETKEIYSHFTCATDTSNIQFVFDAVTDVIIQNNLKYIGLC